A single region of the Chitinophaga niabensis genome encodes:
- a CDS encoding TPM domain-containing protein has product MKFTRWLLLWGLILVGTSVFAQNISIPPKPNPPRLVNDYAGVLVKSEVDELERKLVAYNDSTSTEIAIVLVKSVGDYDIAEVTLKILRDWGIGSKKNNGVLIFAAINDRRVRIETGYGMEGAVPDAVAFGIIDKVIKPNFRAEHYYQGLDEAVDDIIAAAAGEYKGVPRSKRGPSGGNVIGVIIFILILVFIIGRGGGGGRGGGRVMSRRGDSIFGGILGGMIGSSLGGGGGFGGGGGGWSGGGGGGGFGGFGGGSGGGGGASGSW; this is encoded by the coding sequence ATGAAGTTTACTCGCTGGTTATTATTATGGGGACTGATCCTGGTTGGTACAAGTGTATTTGCACAAAATATCAGCATCCCTCCTAAACCTAATCCGCCCCGGCTGGTTAACGATTACGCAGGCGTACTCGTTAAATCTGAAGTGGATGAGCTGGAAAGGAAGCTGGTGGCGTACAACGACAGTACCTCCACAGAGATTGCCATCGTACTGGTTAAATCAGTAGGTGATTATGATATTGCGGAAGTAACCCTCAAGATCTTACGGGACTGGGGGATCGGATCAAAAAAGAATAACGGGGTATTGATCTTTGCTGCCATCAACGACAGGCGTGTAAGGATTGAAACCGGTTATGGGATGGAAGGTGCTGTACCCGATGCAGTAGCCTTTGGCATTATTGACAAAGTTATTAAACCAAACTTCCGGGCAGAACATTATTACCAGGGCCTGGACGAAGCGGTAGATGATATTATTGCAGCAGCAGCCGGAGAATACAAAGGTGTTCCACGCTCTAAACGTGGCCCCAGTGGCGGTAATGTGATCGGCGTCATTATCTTTATTTTGATCCTGGTCTTTATTATTGGCCGTGGTGGCGGAGGCGGAAGAGGTGGTGGACGTGTAATGAGCCGCAGAGGCGACAGTATCTTTGGGGGCATCCTTGGAGGTATGATCGGTAGCAGCCTTGGTGGCGGTGGTGGATTTGGCGGCGGCGGCGGAGGCTGGTCCGGCGGAGGTGGCGGCGGCGGCTTTGGTGGCTTCGGCGGCGGTTCCGGTGGTGGCGGTGGTGCAAGCGGCAGTTGGTAA
- a CDS encoding TPM domain-containing protein: MKLFSFKKKELFSEEEKNRVVNAIRHAERLTSGEIRLFVESRCEYVDPMDRAREAFVSLGMDKTKQRNGVLLYIAMLDHQFAILGDQGIHEKVGPDFWQQEALLLKRHFSSNKIVEGIEVCVKEIGESLYHYFPYESGDQNELPDDIIFGK; encoded by the coding sequence ATGAAACTATTTTCTTTTAAAAAGAAGGAGCTTTTCTCGGAAGAGGAAAAAAACAGGGTGGTGAATGCCATCCGTCACGCGGAAAGGCTGACTTCCGGAGAGATTCGGTTATTTGTGGAAAGCCGCTGCGAATATGTTGATCCTATGGACCGTGCCCGGGAAGCATTCGTGTCCCTGGGAATGGATAAAACCAAACAACGTAATGGGGTACTCCTTTATATAGCCATGCTGGACCATCAGTTCGCTATCCTGGGAGACCAGGGTATACATGAAAAGGTAGGACCGGATTTCTGGCAACAGGAAGCCCTCCTTTTAAAAAGACATTTTTCCTCTAACAAGATCGTGGAAGGCATAGAAGTGTGTGTGAAGGAGATCGGAGAATCCCTGTATCATTATTTCCCTTATGAATCCGGCGATCAGAACGAACTGCCGGATGATATCATTTTCGGGAAATAA
- a CDS encoding LemA family protein: protein MKTGIIVVIVLVLLGFFGCSKYNGLVAKDETVQKAWGNVETQYQRRADLIDNLVNTVKGSAKFEQETLTKVIEARSKASSVQINANDLTPEKVQQFQAAQGELTGALSRLLVTVEKYPELRTTEQFQTLMAQIEGTENRISVARNDFNGAVNEFNSSVRTFPNNIIAGLGGFKAKGYFQADKGAEKAPKVQF from the coding sequence ATGAAAACAGGAATCATTGTTGTCATCGTCCTGGTACTACTGGGCTTTTTTGGTTGCAGCAAGTACAATGGATTAGTAGCAAAGGATGAAACGGTGCAAAAGGCTTGGGGAAATGTGGAAACGCAATACCAGCGCAGGGCTGACTTAATTGACAACCTCGTGAACACGGTAAAGGGATCTGCCAAATTTGAACAGGAAACACTCACCAAAGTAATTGAAGCCCGCTCAAAAGCTTCCTCCGTTCAGATCAATGCCAATGACCTGACCCCCGAAAAAGTACAACAATTCCAGGCAGCGCAAGGTGAATTGACCGGAGCGCTCAGTCGTTTACTCGTTACCGTTGAAAAATATCCTGAATTGCGTACCACAGAGCAGTTCCAGACGCTGATGGCGCAAATAGAAGGAACGGAGAACCGGATCTCGGTTGCCCGGAACGATTTTAACGGCGCCGTAAACGAGTTTAACAGCAGTGTACGTACTTTCCCGAATAATATTATTGCCGGCCTGGGTGGATTTAAGGCAAAAGGCTACTTCCAGGCAGATAAGGGTGCTGAAAAAGCACCTAAAGTGCAGTTCTAG
- a CDS encoding response regulator translates to MSAQHIHILYIDDEIHNLNAFKASFRRIYTVQTAESADDAYKLLEDHEFHIIISDQRMPRMTGIEFFESILAKYPEPIRILLTGYADINAVIDAINKGQVYKYFSKPWNDEELRHNIEKAYEVYALRKENRELTEKLLDVNEKLEFLLRQKLIS, encoded by the coding sequence ATGAGTGCACAACACATTCACATCCTCTATATCGATGATGAAATACATAACCTGAATGCATTTAAGGCATCATTCAGGAGGATTTACACCGTTCAAACGGCAGAATCCGCTGACGATGCTTACAAACTGCTGGAAGATCATGAATTTCACATCATCATATCGGATCAGCGTATGCCGAGGATGACAGGTATTGAGTTCTTCGAATCGATACTTGCTAAATACCCGGAGCCTATCCGCATTCTCCTTACAGGATATGCAGATATCAATGCAGTGATAGATGCCATCAACAAAGGCCAGGTTTATAAATATTTCTCTAAACCCTGGAACGACGAGGAGTTACGGCATAATATAGAAAAGGCATACGAAGTATATGCCCTGCGGAAAGAGAACCGGGAGCTGACAGAAAAGCTGCTGGACGTGAACGAAAAGCTGGAATTCCTGCTCAGGCAGAAATTGATCTCATAA